A window of Phaseolus vulgaris cultivar G19833 chromosome 4, P. vulgaris v2.0, whole genome shotgun sequence genomic DNA:
CATTTGTTTGAGAATGTATAGGGGGAATCTTTGGCATGTGAGATGTGAAAAGCTTTGTTGAAATAGGTTATTATTAGCCCAAATCAAATGTATCTGCTCCTTCAGCCCCCATATCCAAACTTAAGGATAGTTTAGAGCACTCATTGAGCTGAGAGGGAACCATGTTTCCTTTACAACGAGGCAATGAGCTGGTTATCCAGTTTTCTAATAGCTCCAACCACCAGCAGCACAAAATCTCCCAAGATCTGATTCTGGATGATTATGCTTCACTGGATGACAATGTTTCTGGGAAAAAATTCTCTAGAAGCCAACCAGAGAATCTTTTCTGtgaggaaaataaaaagaatcatGACTCTAACGAACATGTGAAGAAGATGATTCACAAGGAGATCGAAAGGCAAAGGAGACAAGAAATGACTACCTGCTATGCCTCTCTTAGATCCCTTCTCCCTCTTGAGTTCATCAAGGTAAAACACATATgttcctttgttttgtttttttgctttttattttcttgcacTCTTTATAACTTGTAGAACTCCTTGATTGAGATCAATTAGTTATTTCAATTTTAGTGGATACCCTTTTGGAAATCAGGCTACTCCATCATCTAATTAACTGTTAGTAACCATTCTCTTTGTGAGAATCTAAGTAAAACCCTCTTTACTTCTATATATAATTCTGATAATAACTGTTGTTTCATGGTTaccctctttttcttttttggttATGTGGTGTGTTTCAAGCTTTCTGGGTTGCTTAGGGTTTTATTGTGATATTTTTCAGGGAAAGCGTTCAATATCTGACCACATGAACGAGGCAGTGAATTACATAAAGCACATGCAGAACAATATCAAAGAGCTTGGTGCCAAGAGAGATGAACTGAAGAAACTTTCCAGTCATAGCAATATGGAAATAAGCCATGAGGGCTTGCATACATCTTGCAACTTTACTGTCCACGAGAATAATGGTGTTATAGGAATCGAAATCACCAGTGGCTTCAGAGAGGAAAAGCCTAAAGTTTCCAAGTTACTACAATTGCTGATTCAAGAAGGTCATGAAGTTGTTAGTTGCCTTTCATCAGAAGTCAATGGCAGATTGCTCCACAGTGTGCAGTGTGAGGTAAGAAGTTCAggaattgtttttaattttattctaaaattttgcTCTAATATGTCTTGTATTTTCCATATTGTCCATGATTCTCAGGTAAACCATTCCAACTGTGTAGATCTATCTGAGCTGAGAAGGAAAGTTTCCAAAGCATTTCCATCATTTAAATGTTCTGATTAACTTTGAGGTTGGAGCTAGCTAGGTTCACAATCTCTCCAATAACAGGAAATTTACCATAACATGCATTTTAGATTGAGAGCTACTATAGAAAAACCTAAAGAGTTTTAGTAGTTATTTTTTGAGTTAATAGTTGAATGAATTTGAACACGTCAAAAAAAGAGACAGCAAGAGAAACCTTCATCAATTGGCAACCCATTCAACTATTTGTCAAACATAAATAAGTATTAAAACCTTAGATTTCTCACAGTACCATCGAATTTCTCCTTTAAACCTTTCTAACTTGATATATAGACCTTGTTTGAATGAGTTTGCTCGAAAATTTTGCAATGGCAACTGTCCCATTTTCTCATTTTGATTGGACTCTGTTGCTTTGAGGGAAGAAGACAGCAACTCAAGCATTACATTTCTTCCTTCCGTAGTTTTCTGCAATAAATCATGGATTCATTTTCAGCCATTTTATCAAACTTTACAAGGTGTGTTAAATTTTCATTGTGTATGTAAATTGTAGTTGAACGTGAGTTTATGAAGTTACTTTAGCACGATAATCTCTCTTATCCATTGAGACTGCGaagatatacatatatatacatatatatatatatatatatatagtattcaCCTATCCTCAATCTTACTAGAAGAGTTGACATAGCTTGTAAATTTTTGTCTGATGCTTTTGATTTTGAATTGAGATGTTAGTTTTATCAAGTGTTATTAAGTTAAACAATGTGTATCTTAGCTTACTAATATCACTCTTAACATCTGAAATGCTTTAAGCAAAGATTAATTGTGTCTAAATGGAGAAAAGTCGAAAGACTAATAAAGAACAAGGTTGTGATACTTATCTTTTTGAGGGTTGTGCCTCGCTGCCTTTTACATTAACAGATCCAGAAATGAACAGCAATAGTATCTGCACAGAAAACATGCATGGCAAACTTCAGGTGATGATCATATATTACTTTTTCTAGTATGTTGATACTTTGAATCTTTAGCTTTAGAAATTCATTAATTTGCTTGAACCGTTGGATGAACATGTATTTTGTCTTCTTggcatataaataaaaaaatcagtgTGGACATTGTATGTGGCTTACATTGATGATATGATAGCATGTAGTTTTACTGATATAAAATAGATAGTCcacaatatttatatttaatactttAATTTTCACTTGGTATAAGTCATAGAAGTAATTTTATAACACCTAAGAAATTTTTTTCCTTTGGACAAATGATGgaagaaataaagaagaataatatattatatttttagatttttctcaattttttctACGGTACACTAGAAAATCAttgaataaaaatcatttttaagaataaaaataattaattgttatagtgactaaattatatactattttagagactaaaaaaattattagtttttaaactAATTTCTATTGTTGATAAacagtttctaaattggtatctaattagctatcaaggtttttttaccaaatttagaatctaaataattagtagttaaaactttggtatctaattaaataccaatttaaaaattatttatcaataataaagactaatttaggaatcaataatttttttgtctttaaaatactatctaatttaatcactataacaactaattattttttgtttttaaaattaatttctattaataaattttaaattgtgatACCCAAACAAGTCATGAAAGTTTTCTGTAATTAGGTATTGGTAGGTGGACAAAATCTTACATCTctttatgcatatatatatatatatatatatatatatatatatatataattgttataaTATAATGCGTGGGAATTGGCCATTTTCTCTTGTTTACACATTGGATAACTGGGGTAGGTTTTGGGAGGGTTGGGTTAAGTATGGGATTATATGGGTGATCCGTGtctttaatttactttttataaaaattagagTATCCTTTAAATGTGTTTTTGAATAAATAAACGTAGGAATATCTATATCATGAtctatatattttggattaaatatatttcaaatccTGATAAATGTAGTTAAAtgcaattttaatttaaaaatatttttttgttttcataaattttagTTCTTGTAAAATAGCACTTTATCATTACTTGTTGTTATTGGTATACATTTGaatatattatgttaattattactttatattaGTAACTATGATTAGATAGATGTTACATGTATAGAAAATGTAATTACATATATGATTCAAAAATGAGGAGATATTGGACTCGTGGGAGTAAGgcaaaaccttttttttatttatcttatctcattataagaaaaatatagttttaatagAGATTtcctttatattatttaatgattaaatttttgttaagttatttatttgagattgtaattttttttagataaatcATTTGTTGGAAATATGTTTTTcggaattttgtttttaaaattcaggaaaaatcaatatttaacGCAGGTTTCAAATCTTTAAAACCTCTATAACATACTATGGGTTTTAGAGCCTCCATAGAATTTTATGAGTTTGAAAGTCTATGTAAAATATCATAGGTTTGAGAGCCTTTCTAACATGTTATtgatttcaaaaaatttataaaatattataggtTTCAAAATCTCagtaaaatataatatgtttcaaaactatgaacattttttttactcatttaaatatttatgtgcttTTTCAATCACAATTGTTAATGtctattgtatttatttatctatgttTGATAAAgttctttttaaataaataaatagatataacGTTCATCAATTgacaagttatatatatatatataacaaaatttaaatttatagtgttacagagtggactttaagcctaactcaatctcataaaaccggctcattaggttgaggtttgcacccacttatatacaatgaaagactctaatctctagtcgatgtgggatctccaacacaccccctcacgccgagactgccaactcgtgcgtgggactatatattatgggtggtccgatagcggcccgatagcgggtggcctgataagcccaacaaatactcgttaggataggctcaaaatggctctgaagtagtaaaagaaaaacactCTTATGAACTACTACAAATGAAAATCAAACATATTGTTCACAAAGAACAAAATAGAACAAATCACTTCCACAATATATTATATTCTTTAACTATCATATATGCTTCTCAAGGTGtccaaaatttattatattagttGGCACACttccttaataaaaaaaacctacaatataaatatatcataattaaaaatgtaaaatatgaaaaataaaacaagttatATAACCTTTTTAAACATTGCCATGAAGGATGAAACATAGTTAACTCAGGACTCAATCAcctttgaaaatttgaaaaaaaaagtttatcatTGCCTCAAATCTTTTGTTAGCTACttcaaatcattttttttttgttcaatcattattctattttgttCATCCAATTGTAAGTTTAATGCAATGACCTATATTAGAACACAATGTATCTTGAAAAAAAGTATGGCTCATTTAGATGGGATTTCTCATATTACATGTTGGATTGATTAAGATTCAAAAGTAAATGGATTAGATAGATGTACGGGTGCTTACAATCAGCCACAATATCCATCATAATAAACAAAAGTCCAACTAGGGAGTTCAAAGCCACTGAAGTTCTAGGGAACTCTCTGGCACCTTTCTTGTTCTTAATTATTGTTGAAGGTCGGTCAAGAATCACTAAGACattcattttcaaaaaaaatgaGTTAGAAAGGGTTAAAGTGGGTAGTAAAGAGGTGTTGGTCAATGCATTACAGTTTGCAAGTGACATGTTAATCTTCTCTAAAGCTAAAACACATAATATAGTTGTTATCGAAAGGATGCTTAGATGCTTGGAACTAGTGTTTGAACTTAAGGTGAATTTTAATTCTCAATTATAGTACTATATCAATGTCTTTCACCTACTTATGAATAATAGTGGGGGAAAACCCAAGAAAGTATTATTTCTAGCAATTGGTCATGAACAAACTACAAAAAAGACTATCAAGATGGAGAGGTACACAATTATTATGTCTTCTATAATTGGTCCCCATTGCATTGCCCCTCTTTTACTTGTCTTTTTTCAAAATACCAAACAAAGTGggaaataaaattaagaagatttagaaaaaaaaattgtggcgATGGAGGAGTGAAGGAAGAAAGATTGTTTGAATAAAATGGGAAAATAtatgcaaaacaaaagaacGGAGAACTTGGAGtcaaagatataaaaaaaataataaagctCTATTATCAAAATGGAAATTGAGTTGAGGATGACTGATTCTTAAAACACACACATAGGCACATACACGCACGTGTGCACACACACATAAACACACACACTCACTCATGATAACAAGCACAAAATTTCAGTAAAAATCCAACCGTCACAAAAATCCGTGTAGAATTCATCTCTTTTATTTTGTCCCAGTTATAATTTGATACCAATATTGTACTCCTCTGCCCCTCACTTAAGGTTAATGGCTCTTTGAACAACATGTAAACATAAGTACTTATTATCAAATTAATGTGGTTATATAGCCATATTATTTTGGTGATCATGCACAATAACCATATTGTATATATTGATAGAAACCATATTTTGGCTTAAATCACACAAATTTTTAAGGCaaagtttatgaaaaaaattatgtttatagTGAAATTTAAGTGATATATTACAAAAATgggtaaaaaaaaagttattatgtATATAACTAAGTCTTGCCAATGTGACACGACTTTACTCAACTGAAATTAACTGAAATCGTAGCAAGTTCAGACGACTTTACTAATCGAAGGTAAAATTGTGGAAATGTTAACGACTATCATGAATTTTATGAAGTCGTGCGAATGCAACACgaattaaaatatgtttaactGAAATCGTGGGAGGTCACAACTTTAGGTGTATAATTTTCCTCTAAAGTTATGAGTCTAAAAAGGACTATGATTAATCACCCACTTTCAAGGACTTATGTGTCATCTCACCGAGCTCCCCCACCTTTCTTCTTACTTCCTTTCCATCTTCCCATTCCATAATCGCTCTCACCATCTTCCTCAATGCTTCCCCTTTCACAAACCCTCTCACTGATCCATCACATGTTTTCACCCTCAAACCCACCTTAATCTCCTCCTCCACCCTTCTACATTCTCAAATTGCTATGCAAACAAGGGCCACGCCACAATAGGAACATCAACACACTCTCCAACACCGAGTTCCACCCACATGGCTTACAAACCCCTCCACACTCTTAACATCTCTCTTTGATCCACCCACTCCCTCACCAATATCCCCCTCCCTTTCACTCTCTCATCGAACCCACTCTAACCCTTGCTCATCCCCTTTCAACACCACATGAAATTCACCATCGACTGCTCCAACCCCTTCGTTATCTCCACCAACTACTCAAACAAAACCTTAGTCTGAGAACCAAACGCTACGTACATAACCAAACatttctcttcaagcctctggTCTAGTCATTACACCCAAACCTCCCACGATTTCACTTAAACATAATTGAAGTCACATGGCATTAACATGACTTCATAAAATTCACAAAATTCATCAAACATTTGAACAACTTCTTCTTCAATTAGTAAAATTGTCTAAACTTGCCATgatttcaattaattttaattggATAAAGTCATGTCAAGTTGACATGACTTACCTATATacgtaataaaaaaaatacctatTTCCATAATATATCACTTAAATTACCAAAAATGTAAATTTTCCAAAGTTTAAAGACTTACAATGATTGATTGAGAGTGGTTTgtgaatttaaataaattttctctCAATAAAACATATAACTTTTGGTATGATATTTGAACATGCATGTATATTGGTATTTGACATGATCTATACTAATGtcaaaaatcataataataataataatgtatattGGTATTTGACATGATCTGTGCTGATGTTAGAAATCACAATATTCACAAAATGAAActtacaaatatataaatatataataattattattataataataataataataaataaataaataaaaagtaagcATCATGTTTAATCATCTTATACGTCTCACTCTCTATCTTTTCTTTCTATACATCTTTATTTATTACATATGTACAAAAGTTATAGCACCAATACAATTTTTCTAAACGAAATGTAGTGGGTGTGAAGATCTAGacacattaaattaaaaatattattggaaACCACTTTTTACCGAAAATCTtacaattaaaatagaaaaaaataataaatattgttatctaaactgtaaaaataaataacatatatctTAAAGTAATAACatagttatttttttgttatcttaattaaattaaatggaGTATTTTAAGAGTGTTTTAACTCTATAAAAATAAACAGCACAACCTCTTTACCAACCTTAGAGTCTAGGAAGATAGTTATTAAGAATTATATAAAACTCTATTGATACCTTGTATCCAAGATGAGAAATATCACTTTACTCCTTTAACTTTTATCACATTTTTATGTTTAAGAGTGTAATTGACTCGAGTTTCATGTTATCTAAGGCTTAGCTCATTAAAATATAGTTGGAGTAAGTTTTATTAAGCACCTCAACTAACaaaaacattattataatacataaatataagCTCTGAAGACCAGTAAACACAAGAATTACATGCTAAATCATACTCTAACACTACCATGAAATCTtacccatttttttttttttttaggttgAATATACCTTCTGAGTCGGTTCGTACTGTATGGGACACAATATGGGTTGGGGTGGTTAGTGAAATCTGGAGTCACAGGAATCGCATAATTTTCAAAGGAGGAGTGGTTGATGCGTCTGAAGTTTTTGCATTGGTTCAAGTTAAAGTTTGGTACTGGGTCACTACAAAGTCTCGGGGTGTTTCTTTCTCCTTTTCTGACTGGTGTCTAGAACCATTGGTGTGTATGAGGTTAGTTTCCTGAAGTTTGTTTGTAGGTTTAGTAAGGGCGAGGCTTTGTTTAGTTAGTTTTGGTGGTCTTTCGCGGGTTTGGTGTTGAGTTTTatgtgtataagggttgaaccacccctaaagtggttccattttatttatttattttgccgataaaaaaaaataaacaatctgaaaaaaaaatcaattataaaatGAAGTATGGATAACAAATGTAGATATGATTTTATAGATATCAAAcactaaattaaaattactatacatatgtatatatacataactatgtatatgtttttttaaaataaaatgcagAAACTACCATTACCATTGTCTCCCCTAGACCTTCCTTCCACTATAGACTGTTTTTCTCTGCACCTCCATAATTTCTCCTGATAGGTTAgacaaaaatatcattttgatCTTGAAAAATAGATTCTAGattctatattttaaaaatatatattttttctatttacaacTTCTCAGTTGTAAAATTCAGCATATATTCTCaaatttgaaaatacctttcagattccataatgtatttttttaaaataaacacattttagATTACTGGAGTTTTCCATATCACTCattccaaaatgaaaaacataaaaaattagatgatattttttatatttttaagaacTGTGGGGAGCCATAAGAAGctatagaggtgcaggaagaaacaccctcTACTGTATAATCATCCATATAATGTAGGCCCAATAAGGTTGAATGACAAATTTAGTTTAAAGATGAAAATTGCTAGTGACACCCCCAATTAAAACTCCTACTTTTTCATAAATTTGTTGTTGACAAAATAACGTTAATCCCAACAGTGCAatggaaataatttttttgaatactaaacaaattgttattatgaatctacaatagaaaacaaaatatctaACAGGGTATTAGACGAAATCTTTCAATTGgataatctatttttttatgtttgactttttttttctctctctctgccACGCGTTCTTCATATGGAATGAAACAAGAAAACTTCTGACTGATGTAACATATATTTGATATTTGTTCTCTAAACCAGTTTTGCTGTTTAACGAAATGACAAAGATAAATAGTGATATTATCTTTGTCTCGATTCAGGATTTGGATCCTTCGCATTTCAAAATTAACAATTGCACACGATCTCAGtgttcagaaaaaaaaaaaagagtgagaaaCATAAGATTATAATTATGCAGTTTATTCCTTGCACTGTGGAGAACTACGTTCCCTCAATTTGCTATTAAATTATGCACGAAAAGCAAAATAATCATTTTCAATACAAATTTTCTGAGCAGACACAATTGTTAGAGGTGGCAGGGCAAGGCATGAAAGCCTTTCAGAATTTCA
This region includes:
- the LOC137837710 gene encoding transcription factor bHLH118-like — translated: MFPLQRGNELVIQFSNSSNHQQHKISQDLILDDYASLDDNVSGKKFSRSQPENLFCEENKKNHDSNEHVKKMIHKEIERQRRQEMTTCYASLRSLLPLEFIKGKRSISDHMNEAVNYIKHMQNNIKELGAKRDELKKLSSHSNMEISHEGLHTSCNFTVHENNGVIGIEITSGFREEKPKVSKLLQLLIQEGHEVVSCLSSEVNGRLLHSVQCEVNHSNCVDLSELRRKVSKAFPSFKCSD